One stretch of Thermanaerosceptrum fracticalcis DNA includes these proteins:
- a CDS encoding TRAP transporter substrate-binding protein → MKKFLSFLLIAMLVLTLAGCGQKAPAPAANAPKEEPKAQTIRIAHTLAPESHYHKGLEKFASILEQKSGGKLKAQIFHSAQLGSERDAIEGVSMGTLEATLVSTAPLANFSKKFMVFDLPFIIQDRAVAFAAMDGEMGKGMLASLEAKGIKGLGFWENGFRMLTNSKKAINTPADIAGLKIRLMENPVHVETFKVLGAQPVPMPFGELFTSLQQKTVDGQENPLVIIYTSKFYEVQKHLALTGHFYAPAAFLVSKSFYDKLSPELQKALSEAEQEARKWEREYCINLEKDLVAKLKEKGMEVTTPDKKALQEATKSVYEKFKAEIGEDVINALLKK, encoded by the coding sequence ATGAAAAAGTTTTTGAGTTTCCTGTTAATTGCCATGTTAGTCCTGACTTTAGCAGGTTGCGGACAGAAAGCGCCTGCCCCTGCGGCCAATGCTCCTAAGGAGGAACCTAAAGCCCAAACCATTCGGATAGCTCATACCCTGGCTCCCGAGTCCCATTACCATAAAGGTCTGGAAAAATTTGCCTCCATTCTCGAACAAAAATCAGGCGGCAAACTAAAAGCCCAGATTTTCCACAGTGCCCAGTTAGGCAGTGAACGTGATGCTATCGAGGGTGTATCCATGGGTACTCTGGAAGCTACCCTGGTTTCTACTGCTCCTCTGGCTAACTTCTCTAAGAAGTTCATGGTCTTCGATCTGCCCTTTATCATTCAGGACAGAGCAGTAGCCTTTGCTGCCATGGACGGCGAGATGGGTAAAGGTATGCTCGCTTCTTTGGAAGCCAAAGGAATTAAAGGTTTAGGCTTCTGGGAAAACGGCTTTAGAATGCTGACAAACAGTAAAAAAGCCATCAACACTCCCGCAGATATCGCCGGCCTGAAAATCCGCTTGATGGAAAACCCCGTTCACGTGGAAACCTTTAAGGTTCTGGGTGCTCAGCCTGTGCCCATGCCTTTTGGCGAATTATTTACCTCCTTACAGCAAAAAACTGTTGACGGTCAGGAAAACCCCCTTGTCATTATCTACACCAGTAAGTTTTATGAAGTACAGAAGCACCTGGCTTTAACCGGGCACTTCTATGCACCGGCTGCTTTCCTGGTAAGCAAATCCTTCTATGACAAGTTGTCTCCTGAACTACAAAAGGCCCTTTCCGAAGCAGAACAGGAAGCCCGTAAATGGGAAAGAGAATACTGCATCAACCTGGAAAAAGACCTGGTTGCCAAGTTGAAAGAAAAGGGTATGGAAGTTACCACACCTGATAAGAAAGCTTTACAGGAAGCTACCAAGTCCGTTTATGAGAAGTTTAAGGCTGAAATCGGGGAAGATGTCATCAACGCTTTATTGAAGAAATAA
- a CDS encoding TRAP transporter small permease, with the protein MAKFFDRIEEYLLIILFPIMTIVVFAATVSRYFQLVPMPWSEELARYIMVWMAYIGASLGVKRNAHLGVEVVVNLLPSGLKKIADIIRVAIVVLFSALIVYFSYKIIMHQINIKQTSPALFMPIWIAYLAVPVGCLMMSVRLIQGTFFVTKKAD; encoded by the coding sequence TTGGCAAAATTTTTTGACCGTATCGAAGAGTATTTATTAATTATTCTCTTTCCCATCATGACCATCGTTGTTTTCGCTGCCACTGTGTCCCGTTATTTTCAACTGGTGCCTATGCCCTGGTCCGAGGAACTGGCCAGGTATATCATGGTTTGGATGGCATACATCGGGGCCAGTTTGGGTGTGAAGCGGAATGCCCATTTAGGCGTGGAGGTGGTTGTCAACTTGCTGCCGTCCGGCCTGAAAAAGATTGCTGATATCATCAGGGTTGCGATAGTGGTCTTGTTTAGTGCTTTGATTGTCTATTTTTCCTATAAAATCATTATGCACCAGATTAACATCAAACAAACTTCGCCAGCCCTCTTTATGCCCATTTGGATTGCTTACCTGGCCGTACCGGTAGGCTGCCTGATGATGAGTGTACGCCTGATCCAGGGGACATTTTTTGTAACAAAAAAAGCGGATTAA
- a CDS encoding TRAP transporter large permease: protein MMSLLLFGTLLVLLVLNIPIGVALGLSSITALVFGNMPTPPLVVAQRMFTAVDSFPFMAIPFFMLAGGLMESGGISRRLISFAKACVGTVPGGLGIITIVASAFFGAISGSNPATVAAIGGIMIPAMIKAGYPRDFAAAVAAAGGTLGVIIPPSIPMVTYGVVASVSIGTLFMAGFIPGVIIALCLIGVIYFYALKLDLPKGEPTNLKLFVSSFKEAILALVMPIIILGGIYGGVFTPTEAAAVAVVYSFIVSIFIYKELTIKDLGPVIVKAGVSTSVVLFVIATSASFSWLITSAQIPAKVTAAMMSLSTNAVVITLLINLILLFLGTFLETQAIILLVAPILLPLAVQLGIDPIVLGIIMVVNTSVGMITPPMAVNLFVACGISNLKVEQISRRIVPFLIIEIILVLILSNLPQIVMFLPNLLGK, encoded by the coding sequence ATGATGTCCCTGTTATTGTTCGGTACGCTCCTTGTACTGCTGGTCTTAAATATTCCCATAGGGGTTGCTTTAGGCCTGTCCTCCATTACAGCCCTGGTCTTTGGCAATATGCCCACACCTCCTTTAGTTGTGGCCCAGCGCATGTTTACAGCCGTGGACTCGTTTCCCTTTATGGCTATTCCTTTCTTTATGCTGGCCGGCGGACTAATGGAAAGCGGCGGGATTTCCCGGCGTCTCATCAGCTTTGCTAAAGCCTGTGTGGGTACAGTTCCGGGGGGTCTGGGTATTATTACCATTGTAGCCTCTGCCTTTTTCGGTGCCATTTCAGGTTCAAACCCTGCCACTGTGGCGGCCATCGGGGGAATTATGATTCCGGCCATGATTAAAGCAGGATATCCCAGGGATTTTGCGGCGGCCGTGGCCGCTGCTGGGGGGACATTAGGGGTTATCATACCTCCCAGTATTCCCATGGTTACTTATGGTGTAGTGGCCAGTGTTTCTATCGGAACATTGTTTATGGCTGGTTTTATTCCAGGGGTTATCATTGCCTTATGCTTAATCGGGGTTATCTATTTTTATGCGCTAAAACTGGATTTACCCAAAGGGGAACCCACAAATTTGAAGCTGTTCGTCTCATCTTTCAAAGAAGCTATCCTGGCTCTGGTGATGCCTATTATCATCCTGGGCGGTATTTACGGCGGTGTGTTTACACCTACGGAAGCCGCTGCTGTAGCAGTAGTCTACTCATTCATTGTCAGTATTTTTATCTACAAGGAGTTGACCATCAAAGATTTGGGCCCTGTTATTGTTAAGGCAGGGGTGAGCACATCCGTTGTACTCTTTGTGATTGCCACATCGGCGTCCTTCTCCTGGCTGATCACCAGCGCCCAAATCCCGGCCAAGGTTACAGCGGCCATGATGAGCCTGTCTACGAATGCTGTGGTAATTACCTTATTGATCAACCTGATTCTCTTATTCTTAGGGACCTTTTTAGAGACCCAGGCCATTATTCTTTTAGTGGCGCCCATTCTCTTGCCCTTAGCCGTGCAGTTGGGCATTGATCCCATTGTCCTGGGGATTATCATGGTTGTGAACACTTCTGTAGGGATGATAACCCCGCCTATGGCCGTTAATTTATTTGTGGCCTGCGGTATTTCCAACCTGAAAGTAGAACAAATCAGCCGCAGGATTGTGCCTTTCTTAATCATCGAAATAATTCTTGTTCTAATCCTCTCCAACTTACCCCAGATCGTTATGTTCCTGCCGAATTTGCTGGGTAAGTAA
- the ilvD gene encoding dihydroxy-acid dehydratase → MMRRSQRILTRPEWSINRAYYKAMGYSDTDLEKPMIGIANAWSTTVPGHYNLRQVAEAVKEGIRQAGGTPVEFGVIGACDGIAEGHEGMRYILPTRDIIAHSIELMVQAHQYDGIVLLGSCDKIVPGMLMAAARLDLPAIFVNGGPMLGGPVLHGRKADTTSIIEAVGRLKQGEINEEELVRMEDSCAPTCGSCSFLGTANTMCCIAEALGMSLTGSAMVPAVYNDRLKVAQESGRVIVSLVEKNLTARKIITRESIENAVRLNAAIGGSTNAALHLPAIAYEAKIPLDMELFDILSRSTPLIAKMNPAAPLNVIDFYEAGGVPAVMEEIANLLHTGAMTVTGKTIGENIKGSKSTNPAVIKTFREPFSPMGGLAVLYGSLAPNSAVTKPAAINPNMLTFKGSARVFDSEEEANQAILNKAINPGEVIVIRYEGPKGGPGMPEMFKAMKLLYGLGLADKVALVTDGRFSGTNNGCFVGHISPEAAEGGPIALVQDGDLIEIDIPGRKLELLVDPEELEKRKENWRPVPPRVTEGYLYLYSKLAESADKGAIIKHRAE, encoded by the coding sequence ATGATGCGGCGCAGCCAAAGAATTCTAACCCGTCCGGAATGGAGCATCAACAGGGCTTACTATAAAGCCATGGGCTATTCAGACACTGACCTGGAAAAACCCATGATTGGTATAGCCAATGCCTGGAGTACCACAGTGCCTGGCCATTACAACCTGCGCCAGGTGGCGGAAGCTGTAAAAGAAGGCATCAGGCAGGCGGGGGGAACCCCTGTGGAATTTGGGGTAATCGGGGCCTGTGACGGCATTGCGGAAGGCCATGAAGGCATGAGGTATATCCTGCCTACGCGGGATATTATCGCTCACAGCATTGAGCTGATGGTCCAGGCCCATCAATATGATGGCATTGTTTTACTGGGTTCCTGTGATAAAATTGTGCCCGGTATGCTGATGGCTGCGGCCAGGCTGGATCTACCCGCTATCTTCGTCAATGGGGGGCCCATGTTAGGTGGTCCTGTCCTTCATGGTCGCAAGGCAGATACCACTTCTATCATTGAAGCCGTGGGAAGGTTAAAGCAGGGGGAGATTAACGAAGAGGAATTAGTCAGGATGGAGGATTCCTGTGCGCCTACCTGTGGTTCCTGCTCCTTTTTGGGAACGGCCAACACCATGTGCTGTATTGCCGAAGCCCTGGGGATGTCTTTGACGGGGAGCGCTATGGTACCGGCAGTATATAATGACAGGTTGAAAGTAGCCCAGGAATCGGGGCGTGTTATCGTGAGCCTGGTGGAAAAAAATCTTACAGCCAGAAAAATCATTACCCGTGAGTCCATTGAAAATGCCGTCAGACTGAATGCGGCCATCGGTGGTTCGACCAATGCCGCTCTTCATCTTCCAGCTATTGCCTATGAAGCTAAAATTCCTTTGGATATGGAGCTTTTTGATATCCTCAGTCGTTCTACTCCCTTGATTGCCAAAATGAATCCTGCTGCACCCCTCAATGTCATTGATTTCTATGAAGCAGGAGGCGTACCGGCTGTGATGGAAGAGATTGCAAATCTTTTACATACAGGTGCCATGACTGTCACCGGTAAGACCATCGGGGAAAACATTAAGGGAAGTAAATCTACCAATCCGGCGGTAATTAAAACTTTCCGGGAACCCTTTAGCCCTATGGGCGGGCTGGCTGTTCTTTATGGAAGTTTAGCCCCCAATTCTGCCGTAACCAAACCAGCGGCCATCAATCCTAATATGCTTACTTTTAAAGGGTCGGCCCGGGTTTTCGATTCGGAAGAAGAGGCCAACCAGGCTATCCTTAATAAAGCCATTAACCCCGGTGAGGTTATTGTCATTCGCTATGAAGGGCCCAAGGGCGGCCCCGGTATGCCGGAAATGTTCAAGGCCATGAAATTGCTCTATGGTTTGGGGCTGGCGGATAAAGTAGCCCTGGTCACTGATGGTAGATTCTCCGGCACTAACAATGGATGTTTTGTGGGCCATATCTCCCCGGAGGCGGCAGAAGGGGGACCAATAGCTTTGGTGCAAGACGGAGATTTAATTGAGATCGATATACCTGGGCGCAAACTTGAGCTTCTGGTAGATCCCGAAGAGCTGGAGAAAAGAAAAGAGAACTGGCGTCCGGTGCCTCCCCGGGTTACGGAAGGTTATTTGTATCTTTACAGCAAACTGGCTGAGTCTGCCGATAAAGGCGCCATCATCAAGCACCGTGCTGAATAA
- a CDS encoding RluA family pseudouridine synthase, translating to MDSGLIQFVVESDREEMALGDYLHNVKHISAKALTRLKHHGQVLVNNELFLLKDRIKAGDRISLIYPPQHASEYLQPEYLPFNIIYEDQDVLVVNKEAGLCVHPTKGHPCGTLANGILYHWEAKGERAYVHFVNRLDKDTSGLVLVAKHTYSAQQLFRQQRKGMISRRYLGLVKGVITEKSGTINLPIGRLPGKTTKRIISPEGLPAVTHFQVVEIINGYTLLKLTLETGRTHQIRVHLSHLGYPLVGDELYGGESFLARRQLLHAFCLTFTHPRSGEELKFSVPWPKDMDHIINKLKNNIMK from the coding sequence ATGGATTCCGGCTTAATCCAATTTGTTGTAGAATCAGACAGGGAAGAGATGGCCCTGGGCGATTATCTTCACAATGTAAAACACATTTCGGCCAAAGCCCTGACCAGGTTAAAGCATCACGGCCAGGTTTTAGTCAATAATGAGCTCTTCCTCCTCAAGGACAGGATTAAAGCGGGAGACCGTATATCCCTCATCTATCCCCCTCAGCACGCCAGTGAATACTTGCAGCCGGAATACCTTCCCTTTAACATTATTTATGAAGATCAGGATGTGCTGGTGGTAAACAAGGAGGCAGGCCTTTGTGTCCATCCCACCAAAGGCCACCCCTGCGGGACCCTGGCTAATGGTATCCTGTATCACTGGGAGGCCAAAGGAGAAAGGGCCTATGTCCATTTTGTCAATCGCCTGGATAAAGACACTTCCGGGCTGGTGCTGGTGGCCAAGCATACTTACAGTGCCCAGCAGCTTTTTCGCCAGCAAAGGAAGGGAATGATTTCCCGGCGATATCTCGGTTTGGTGAAAGGTGTAATAACGGAAAAATCAGGTACAATTAACTTACCCATTGGACGCCTGCCGGGAAAAACCACCAAGCGCATCATTTCCCCGGAGGGACTGCCTGCAGTCACCCATTTTCAGGTGGTAGAAATCATCAACGGTTATACGTTGTTAAAATTAACCCTGGAAACAGGCAGGACTCATCAAATCCGGGTCCATTTGAGCCATCTGGGCTATCCTTTAGTAGGAGATGAGCTTTACGGGGGCGAAAGCTTCCTGGCCAGACGGCAGCTGCTCCATGCCTTTTGCTTAACCTTTACCCACCCCCGTTCAGGCGAAGAACTTAAGTTTAGTGTTCCTTGGCCAAAGGATATGGACCATATCATAAACAAACTTAAGAATAACATAATGAAATAA
- a CDS encoding daunorubicin resistance protein DrrA family ABC transporter ATP-binding protein: protein MSNIIEVQDLVKEFSGVKAVNGISFEVSRGEIFGFLGPNGAGKSTTMKILATLLKPTSGYAVLNGLDIRANPQGVRQSIGMVFQETTLDEKLTARENLMFHGLLYNIPGKALRERMTKVLGMVELTERQDSLVRTFSGGMKRRLEIARGLIHYPKVLFLDEPTVGLDPQTRSHIWEYIHDLRKREGLTIFLTTHYMDEAENCDRIAIIDHGQIVALDTPAGLKAQVGGDLIRMVVKDKHRIKELLQEEFSLSAQEFGEEVQIETGNGEEFIPILISKFPGQIQAISLSQPTLDDVFLKLTGREIREEFVNSKWLGKGRRWRR, encoded by the coding sequence ATGAGTAACATCATCGAGGTCCAGGACCTGGTTAAGGAATTTTCCGGTGTCAAAGCTGTAAACGGGATAAGTTTTGAGGTTTCCCGGGGGGAAATCTTTGGTTTCCTGGGACCCAACGGAGCAGGTAAGTCTACAACCATGAAGATACTGGCCACCCTGCTAAAGCCTACCTCCGGTTACGCTGTCTTGAACGGGCTTGACATCAGGGCAAATCCCCAGGGTGTCCGCCAGTCCATTGGTATGGTCTTTCAGGAAACGACCCTTGATGAAAAACTGACGGCCAGGGAAAACCTCATGTTTCACGGGCTCTTATATAACATTCCCGGCAAGGCTTTGCGGGAAAGAATGACTAAAGTCCTGGGTATGGTGGAATTAACAGAGCGCCAGGATTCCCTGGTCCGTACTTTTTCGGGAGGAATGAAAAGGAGACTGGAGATTGCCCGGGGATTGATTCACTATCCCAAGGTCCTTTTTCTGGATGAGCCTACTGTGGGACTGGATCCTCAGACAAGGTCCCATATCTGGGAATATATCCACGATCTTAGAAAACGCGAAGGACTGACCATTTTTTTAACCACTCACTATATGGATGAGGCGGAAAACTGCGACCGCATTGCCATTATTGACCACGGGCAAATTGTGGCACTGGATACTCCTGCCGGTTTAAAGGCTCAAGTGGGCGGGGATTTGATCAGAATGGTAGTCAAAGATAAACACAGGATCAAGGAACTGCTGCAAGAAGAATTTTCCCTCAGCGCCCAGGAGTTTGGTGAGGAAGTACAAATAGAAACAGGGAACGGGGAGGAATTTATCCCTATTTTAATCAGTAAGTTTCCGGGACAGATTCAGGCCATTAGTCTAAGTCAACCTACCCTGGATGATGTTTTCCTTAAATTAACGGGTCGGGAGATCCGGGAAGAATTCGTTAACAGTAAATGGCTGGGTAAAGGACGGAGGTGGAGAAGGTGA
- a CDS encoding ABC transporter permease — protein MTRELKAIYVIWLRDVLRFVREKPRIIGMIGQPLLYLLIMGNGLSAALRLNDAPPGFSYLEFMYPGIIGMSVLFTSVYSAISIVWDREFGFLKEVLVAPVPRWAVAVGKALGGSTISMLQATILLMIAPFLGIKLTAGTVLSLWCVLFIIAFSLTSLGIIIASRMESMEGFQMIMNFLVMPLFFLSGAMFPLRGVQPWMESLMRIDPLTYGVDAIRNIFFAQSPYRDIMVQFSLGTDLLVISGMAVVFILLAAYSFSHAK, from the coding sequence GTGACGAGGGAACTTAAAGCAATTTATGTGATATGGCTCAGGGATGTGCTACGCTTTGTCAGGGAAAAACCCCGTATCATAGGCATGATTGGACAGCCGCTTCTTTACCTGTTAATCATGGGTAACGGGCTCTCCGCCGCTTTACGTCTCAATGATGCCCCTCCCGGTTTCAGTTATTTAGAGTTTATGTATCCCGGAATTATCGGGATGTCTGTCCTCTTCACTTCTGTTTATTCGGCTATTTCTATTGTTTGGGACAGGGAATTCGGGTTTCTCAAGGAAGTACTGGTGGCTCCCGTCCCCCGCTGGGCTGTGGCTGTAGGTAAAGCTTTGGGGGGAAGCACTATCTCCATGCTTCAGGCCACTATTCTCCTTATGATAGCACCATTTCTCGGGATTAAACTTACAGCGGGTACTGTCCTCTCCCTCTGGTGTGTTTTATTTATCATTGCTTTTTCCTTAACTTCTTTGGGTATTATTATTGCGTCACGGATGGAATCAATGGAAGGTTTTCAGATGATCATGAACTTCCTGGTAATGCCCCTCTTTTTCTTAAGCGGTGCCATGTTTCCCCTTAGGGGGGTTCAACCCTGGATGGAAAGCCTTATGCGTATCGACCCCCTCACTTACGGGGTTGATGCCATCCGCAATATCTTTTTTGCCCAGTCTCCTTACAGGGATATTATGGTTCAGTTTTCACTCGGAACCGATTTGCTGGTCATCAGCGGGATGGCCGTTGTTTTTATTCTTTTGGCAGCTTACTCCTTTTCTCATGCCAAGTAA
- the lepB gene encoding signal peptidase I → MTINTLSKEIKEWIMTILLAVVLVLIIRTFVMDSRIVPTTSMVPTIMPQDRLFVEKITYRFSGLHRGEVIVFKPPAQSGLKEDLIKRLIGLPGDTIEVKNGKLYVNDVAQNEPYLAEPIQYSLKKVTVPESKLFVLGDNRNRSYDSHEWGFVDITSVKGKAFVTYWPLHRFKVW, encoded by the coding sequence TTGACTATTAACACACTGAGCAAGGAAATCAAAGAATGGATCATGACTATCCTTTTGGCAGTAGTGCTTGTGTTAATCATTAGAACTTTCGTAATGGACAGCCGGATTGTACCGACTACCTCCATGGTACCGACCATTATGCCCCAGGATAGATTGTTTGTCGAAAAGATAACCTACCGGTTTAGCGGCCTTCACCGGGGAGAAGTCATTGTCTTTAAACCTCCGGCCCAATCCGGCTTAAAAGAAGATTTAATTAAGAGGTTAATCGGGCTGCCCGGAGATACCATAGAAGTAAAAAACGGTAAACTCTATGTTAACGATGTAGCCCAAAATGAGCCATACCTGGCTGAACCCATTCAGTATTCCTTAAAGAAAGTCACGGTGCCGGAGAGCAAACTCTTCGTCCTAGGGGACAACCGCAACAGGTCTTATGATTCCCATGAGTGGGGGTTTGTGGACATTACCAGTGTGAAAGGTAAAGCCTTCGTCACCTATTGGCCCCTCCACAGGTTTAAAGTCTGGTAA
- a CDS encoding FadR/GntR family transcriptional regulator, with amino-acid sequence MDFKPIKTKKIYEEIVEQIRHLINSGNLAPGDKLLSERELSEQLKVSRASVREALSALEIMGLIEVRPGEGTFIRQTTVDSIIGPLALILSIEKDTVMELLEVRKILEVETAGLAAERGTPEEIEIMGESLKQMKLDLEQNKLGEEADHKFHFAIAVAAHNSILLRLMNTISDTMKQSLRTSRQRLYLTPGTPERLYKEHKGIYDAIAASNPRLARERMYDHLLGVEKQMMETIDFNK; translated from the coding sequence ATGGACTTTAAGCCTATTAAGACGAAGAAGATTTATGAAGAAATCGTGGAACAAATTCGCCACTTGATTAACTCAGGTAACCTGGCTCCTGGAGACAAGCTCTTATCCGAAAGAGAACTATCGGAGCAGTTAAAAGTCAGTCGGGCTTCGGTCCGGGAAGCTCTCAGCGCCCTGGAAATCATGGGCCTCATTGAAGTAAGGCCCGGTGAAGGAACCTTTATCAGGCAAACCACTGTAGATTCTATTATCGGTCCCTTGGCTCTGATTCTTTCTATCGAAAAGGATACTGTTATGGAACTCCTGGAAGTACGGAAAATTCTCGAAGTAGAAACAGCAGGTCTGGCCGCCGAACGGGGTACACCGGAAGAAATTGAGATCATGGGAGAGTCCCTAAAACAAATGAAACTCGACCTGGAACAGAACAAACTGGGGGAAGAGGCTGACCATAAGTTTCATTTTGCCATAGCCGTAGCGGCCCATAATTCCATTTTGCTGCGTTTAATGAACACCATCTCCGATACTATGAAACAGAGCCTGAGAACCAGCCGGCAGCGCCTGTATTTAACCCCCGGTACTCCGGAAAGACTTTATAAAGAACATAAGGGAATTTACGATGCCATCGCTGCCTCTAACCCCCGCCTGGCCAGGGAGAGGATGTATGACCACCTTTTAGGTGTGGAAAAGCAAATGATGGAAACCATAGATTTTAATAAGTGA
- a CDS encoding pyrroline-5-carboxylate reductase family protein: protein MKKIGFIGTGSLGSMLIRGFVRNGVIGPENINVINRSPEKPLRLKEEGFSLRIYSNYRELINDSEIIFICVKPNDLPQVLERTGRVFPQTKLVVSTLLAPSLSDLEQIIDGKLIRIYPSVTQSTGRGVTIVTWGQAIGNQDRTVFLPYLNALGKYYVLPENLYRAAGDITSCGPAFMAAMVGALAEEGIKHGISPEIAGEMAVETMLGTALLLLERKLTFSELISQVATPGGCTAEGLKILEKSLPGIMDEIYEATCNRQEAVSESVRKALSH, encoded by the coding sequence ATGAAGAAAATCGGTTTTATTGGGACAGGCAGTCTCGGCTCTATGCTGATCAGGGGGTTTGTGAGAAACGGCGTCATCGGGCCTGAAAATATCAATGTTATCAACCGTTCACCGGAAAAACCCCTGCGGTTAAAAGAAGAGGGGTTTTCCCTCCGTATATATTCTAACTACCGGGAACTGATCAATGATTCTGAGATTATTTTTATCTGTGTAAAACCCAACGACTTACCCCAGGTCCTGGAAAGAACGGGAAGAGTGTTTCCACAAACAAAGCTCGTGGTTTCTACCCTCTTGGCACCTTCCCTGTCTGATTTGGAACAAATTATTGATGGGAAGCTGATCCGTATTTATCCCAGCGTAACCCAGAGTACAGGAAGAGGTGTCACCATTGTCACCTGGGGACAGGCCATTGGAAATCAAGACAGAACAGTATTTCTTCCTTATTTAAACGCTTTGGGCAAATATTATGTTCTTCCCGAAAATTTGTACAGAGCAGCGGGGGATATTACCAGCTGTGGACCGGCTTTCATGGCCGCCATGGTTGGGGCTCTCGCCGAGGAAGGTATCAAGCATGGCATTTCCCCGGAAATAGCGGGGGAGATGGCGGTGGAAACCATGCTGGGTACGGCCCTGTTGTTGCTGGAGCGAAAGTTGACTTTTAGCGAGCTTATCTCTCAGGTGGCAACTCCCGGGGGTTGTACGGCAGAAGGGTTAAAAATATTAGAGAAGAGTTTACCGGGCATCATGGACGAAATATATGAGGCTACCTGCAACAGGCAGGAGGCCGTCAGTGAAAGTGTCCGTAAGGCGTTATCCCATTAG